The following coding sequences lie in one Arachis ipaensis cultivar K30076 chromosome B03, Araip1.1, whole genome shotgun sequence genomic window:
- the LOC107630379 gene encoding uncharacterized protein LOC107630379 isoform X4: MGVGVVLSLTLQLVKLFIIGSVVTLQGSKGSVISPSPAFAPVIHPRGETLGPIHHGHWRSNAPSSPVDPDGFLLSPNPASLPMNPSPRTISPSSPEVSNGSFLPTPVSSPIPPHKIKGIEPSISPSSSPTTITLSPSNKAAPISATGQGNAPPLQSIQPSPPQRKAPPIRPPESSPISRAQPPKSFGKFPNNSPASQPIEPGSFPPVVENRNASKSHTPNPISPVPSTNLPTSSPVSQPVENGSFPPNIHTEGAKKGHSLKPVAPAPLAVILPKLSPSQPPEHGSLPPTTQKSNSSDSHKQDPVSQAPVALSPATLPENSPNVHNRTVNKGLAHTPTAEPASPNSFASPPSKMENNQPVGRPVLPKVTPSISPAQVTPPKSAYPINPPPFHPVIPAASPSKLPAPAVSPTLTPSRKSDWKSNGKPVSAPLYKAPKPLPAIVHSPVQVPVASPPVNLPENSPVRQPIHQGSLAPVVHNKTENKGHIHTQEPASPNFLASPPWKMENNQSVGGLVFPEITPSISPAQVAPPPFHPVSPPTVSPSKLPVPDVSPAVPVVVSPALTPSRSFDWKRRGEPVSAPLYKAPMPLPAVVHPPVQAHAVHNSRQFHHAPAPPASPPKSASEKEYHSPASSPLTTSYKHHSRSIATSPAPTSSYSVSPPTSEHQDHQIPPPLPTTERTHHASPPANTGSTLSSPASQVSPAPSPWFIISPHPTKILFHPPKVSPSRSPAESPKKPVLPQIHTLPPPPPNEDCLSTICSEPYTNSPPGAPCRCVLPMKVGLRLDVSLYTFFPLVSELASEIAAGVFMTQSQVRIMGAEAASQDPDKTDALIFLVPIGEGFDHTTALLNSERFWQKKVAIKSSYFGSYEVLYVSYPGLPPPPPLPPSSISSIYGGPYSNNGNNGRMIKPLGVDIQQRHHKDGLSRGIIAIIALSVFLALVLSLAAGWALFKYRHHVSQPTSTPRVSPRSVTKTQGTTESLAAGGIASASSSFRSSIAAYKGSAKTFSASDIEKASNNFNDSRILGEGGFGRVYSGIFEDGTKAAIKVLKREDHHGDREFLAEVEMLSRLHHRNLVKLIGICTEVSFRCLVYELIPNGSVESHLHGVDRENSPLDWSARIKIALGAARGLAYLHEDSSPPVIHRDFKSSNILLEDDFTPKVSDFGLARTAADEENRHISTRVMGTFGYVAPEYAMTGHLLVKSDVYSYGVVLLELLTGRKPVDMSQAPGQENLVAWARPLLTSKEGLEAIIDPSLGTDVPWDSVAKVAAIASMCVQPEVSDRPFMGEVVQALKLVSNECDEAKEAGTRNSSQEDLSLDLDNVSSQLPDHFQFQRQFSAANYTSGSDIEKGLSSFEIFSSSARFGRQDSGSFRRHSYSAPLRTGRKQQLWQVISRLSGSVSEHRTISKL; this comes from the exons ATGGGGGTGGGGGTAGTTTTGTCATTGACTCTTCAGCTGGTGAAGCTCTTCATCATTGGCTCTGTTGTGACACTGCAAGGATCCAAAG GGTCTGTTATATCCCCATCTCCGGCATTCGCTCCGGTCATTCATCCCAGAGGAGAAACACTTGGGCCTATCCATCATGGACACTGGAGAAGCAATGCACCGAGCTCCCCAGTGGATCCAGATG GGTTTCTCCTATCCCCAAATCCAGCATCTTTgcccatgaatccttcacctagAACCATTTCTCCGAGCTCTCCAGAAGTATCAAATG GGTCGTTCTTGCCTACTCCAGTTTCATCTCCTATTCCTCCTCATAAGATTAAGGGAATTGAACCATCCATATCTCCCAGTAGTAGTCCAACCACCATAACATTATCACCATCGAACAAGGCTGCGCCTATATCGGCAACTGGTCAAGGGAATGCACCACCACTGCAATCAATACAACCAAGTCCACCTCAAAGGAAAGCACCTCCTATTAGGCCTCCTGAATCATCTCCAATTTCTAGAG CTCAACCTCCAAAATCTTTTGGCAAGTTTCCAAATAATTCACCAGCGAGCCAACCAATCGAACCCGGAAGTTTTCCCCCTGTGGTTGAGAATAGGAATGCTAGCAAGAGTCACACCCCGAACCCAATTTCACCAG TACCATCTACCAACTTGCCTACATCTTCACCAGTAAGTCAACCAGTTGAAAATGGCAGTTTCCCCCCTAATATTCACACAGAGGGTGCAAAGAAGGGTCATTCACTGAAACCGGTTGCACCGG CTCCTCTTGCAGTCATTTTGCCCAAACTTTCACCGAGTCAGCCACCTGAACATGGAAGCTTGCCTCCAACTACTCAGAAGAGTAATTCCAGTGACAGTCACAAACAGGATCCAGTTTCACAAG CTCCAGTTGCATTATCTCCTGCAACTTTGCCAGAAAATTCACCCAACGTTCATAACAGAACTGTAAATAAGGGTCTTGCTCACACTCCAACCGCAGAGCCAGCATCACCAA ATTCTTTTGCATCCCCGCCATCAAAAATGGAAAATAACCAACCAGTAGGCCGTCCTGTTCTTCCAAAAGTAACTCCATCTATATCTCCTG CACAAGTTACACCACCAAAAAGTGCATATCCAATAAATCCACCACCTTTCCACCCCGTTATACCAGCAGCATCTCCATCAAAATTACCAG CACCTGCTGTCTCTCCCACACTAACACCTTCCAGAAAATCTGATTGGAAAAGTAACGGCAAACCAGTTTCAGCACCGTTGTACAAAGCACCAAAGCCATTACCAGCTATAGTACACTCCCCTGTTCAAG TCCCAGTTGCGTCACCTCCTGTGAATTTGCCCGAAAATTCACCAGTTCGCCAACCTATTCATCAAGGAAGTTTAGCTCCTGTTGTTCATAACAAAACTGAAAATAAGGGCCATATTCACACCCAAGAGCCAGCATCACCAA ATTTTCTTGCATCCCCACCATGGAAAATGGAAAATAACCAATCAGTTGGCGGTCTTGTTTTTCCAGAAATAACTCCTTCCATATCACCTG CACAAGTTGCACCACCACCTTTCCACCCAGTTTCACCACCAACAGTATCTCCATCAAAATTGCCAG TACCTGATGTCTCTCCGGCAGTACCTGTTGTTGTCTCTCCGGCACTAACTCCTTCCAGAAGCTTCGATTGGAAACGTAGGGGAGAACCAGTTTCGGCACCATTGTACAAAGCACCTATGCCGCTACCAGCTGTAGTACATCCCCCTGTTCAAG CCCATGCTGTACATAATTCAAGGCAGTTTCATCATGCTCCTGCCCCTCCGGCGTCTCCTCCTAAATCTGCATCAGAAAAAGAATATCATTCTCCTGCATCTTCACCATTAACCACATCTTATAAACATCACTCTAGGAGTATAGCCACCAGCCCTGCTCCTACATCATCATATTCGGTTTCCCCTCCGACTTCAGAACACCAAG ATCACCAAATTCCTCCACCACTGCCGACAACGGAACGAACACATCATGCTTCGCCACCAGCAAACACAG GCTCTACACTTTCCTCACCAGCCAGCCAGGTTTCTCCGGCTCCTTCTCCATGGTTCATAATATCTCCTCACCCAACCAAAA TTCTATTTCATCCTCCTAAAGTATCTCCTTCGCGGTCTCCTGCGGAGAGTCCTAAGAAGCCAGTCCTGCCTCAAATTCACACACTGCCTCCACCACCTCCTAATGAAG ATTGTTTATCAACTATTTGTTCAGAGCCCTACACAAATTCTCCACCTGGAGCACCATGCAGATGTGTCCTTCCCATGAAAGTTGGTCTTCGCCTTGATGTTTCTCTGTATACCTTCTTCCCTTTGGTTTCAGAGCTTGCTTCCGAGATTGCTGCAGGGGTTTTCATGACACAAAGTCAAGTTCGAATTATGGGAGCCGAAGCGGCAAGCCAAGATCCAGATAAAACTGATGCTCTCATCTTCTTGGTACCCATTGGGGAAGGCTTTGATCACACTACTGCCTTATTGAATTCTGAGAGATTTTGGCAGAAGAAGGTTGCAATAAAATCTTCTTACTTTGGTAGCTATGAAGTCTTGTATGTTAGCTATCCAG GTttaccaccacctcctcctctaCCACCTTCAAGCATTTCGTCGATATACGGTGGTCCATATTCAAATAATGGCAACAATGGAAGAATGATAAAGCCCCTTGGGGTGGACATACAGCAGAGGCATCACAAAGATGGACTTAGTAGGGGCATCATTGCTATTATTGCTCTCTCGGTTTTTCTTGCTCTTGTTTTATCATTGGCTGCTGGTTGGGCCTTGTTCAAGTATAGACATCATGTAAGCCAGCCAACATCAACCCCGCGTGTTTCGCCACGTTCTGTTACCAAAACACAAG GAACTACTGAATCATTAGCAGCTGGGGGAATTGCTTCAGCCTCATCATCATTTCGATCTAGCATTGCTGCTTATAAAGGATCCGCTAAGACTTTCAGTGCAAGCGACATTGAGAAAGCCAGCAATAACTTTAACGATTCAAGGATACTTGGAGAAGGTGGTTTTGGTCGGGTTTATAGTGGTATTTTTGAAGATGGGACAAAAGCAGCAATCAAGGTTCTCAAAAGGGAGGATCATCATGGTGACCGTGAATTCTTAGCTGAAGTTGAGATGCTTAGCCGCCTTCACCACAGAAATTTGGTTAAGCTTATTGGTATATGCACCGAGGTTAGCTTCCGCTGCCTGGTCTATGAACTCATCCCAAATGGCAGCGTGGAATCCCATTTACATG GTGTTGACAGGGAAAACAGTCCACTTGATTGGAGTGCTAGGATTAAGATTGCTCTCGGTGCTGCGCGTGGTCTGGCTTATCTGCATGAAGATTCAAGCCCCCCTGTCATACACAGGGACTTCAAGTCTAGTAATATCTTGTTGGAAGATGATTTTACACCAAAAGTATCTGATTTTGGATTAGCTAGAACTGCGGCCGACGAAGAGAACAGACACATATCAACCCGTGTCATGGGAACTTTTGG ATATGTGGCTCCGGAGTATGCAATGACTGGCCATCTTCTTGTGAAGAGCGATGTGTACAGCTATGgtgttgttcttcttgagcttCTAACAGGAAGAAAACCAGTAGATATGTCGCAAGCACCCGGTCAAGAGAATCTCGTTGCATGGGCTCGTCCCTTACTCACAAGTAAAGAAGGATTGGAAGCGATAATAGACCCGTCTCTAGGGACTGATGTGCCTTGGGATAGTGTGGCCAAAGTTGCAGCCATTGCTTCAATGTGTGTTCAACCAGAGGTTTCGGACCGTCCTTTCATGGGTGAAGTTGTTCAGGCTCTAAAACTTGTGAGTAATGAATGTGATGAAGCAAAAGAAGCAGGTACAAGAAATTCTAGCCAGGAGGATTTATCTCTTGATTTGGATAATGTTTCTAGTCAACTACCAGATCATTTCCAATTCCAACGCCAATTCTCTGCCGCCAACTATACTTCTGGAAGTGATATCGAAAAAGGTTTGTCATCATTTGAGATATTCAGCTCCTCAGCAAGATTTGGAAGGCAAGATTCGGGATCTTTTCGACGTCACTCCTATTCGGCTCCTTTGAGAACCGGAAGAAAGCAGCAGTTGTGGCAGGTTATTAGCCGGCTTTCGGGTAGTGTAAGTGAACACAGAACCATCTCCAAGTTATGA
- the LOC107630379 gene encoding uncharacterized protein LOC107630379 isoform X1, with protein MGVGVVLSLTLQLVKLFIIGSVVTLQGSKGSVISPSPAFAPVIHPRGETLGPIHHGHWRSNAPSSPVDPDGFLLSPNPASLPMNPSPRTISPSSPEVSNGSFLPTPVSSPIPPHKIKGIEPSISPSSSPTTITLSPSNKAAPISATGQGNAPPLQSIQPSPPQRKAPPIRPPESSPISRAQPPKSFGKFPNNSPASQPIEPGSFPPVVENRNASKSHTPNPISPAPTAVPSTNLPTSSPVSQPVENGSFPPNIHTEGAKKGHSLKPVAPAPLAVILPKLSPSQPPEHGSLPPTTQKSNSSDSHKQDPVSQAPVALSPATLPENSPNVHNRTVNKGLAHTPTAEPASPNSFASPPSKMENNQPVGRPVLPKVTPSISPAQVTPPKSAYPINPPPFHPVIPAASPSKLPAPAVSPTLTPSRKSDWKSNGKPVSAPLYKAPKPLPAIVHSPVQVPVASPPVNLPENSPVRQPIHQGSLAPVVHNKTENKGHIHTQEPASPNFLASPPWKMENNQSVGGLVFPEITPSISPAQVAPPPFHPVSPPTVSPSKLPVPDVSPAVPVVVSPALTPSRSFDWKRRGEPVSAPLYKAPMPLPAVVHPPVQAHAVHNSRQFHHAPAPPASPPKSASEKEYHSPASSPLTTSYKHHSRSIATSPAPTSSYSVSPPTSEHQDHQIPPPLPTTERTHHASPPANTGSTLSSPASQVSPAPSPWFIISPHPTKILFHPPKVSPSRSPAESPKKPVLPQIHTLPPPPPNEDCLSTICSEPYTNSPPGAPCRCVLPMKVGLRLDVSLYTFFPLVSELASEIAAGVFMTQSQVRIMGAEAASQDPDKTDALIFLVPIGEGFDHTTALLNSERFWQKKVAIKSSYFGSYEVLYVSYPGLPPPPPLPPSSISSIYGGPYSNNGNNGRMIKPLGVDIQQRHHKDGLSRGIIAIIALSVFLALVLSLAAGWALFKYRHHVSQPTSTPRVSPRSVTKTQGTTESLAAGGIASASSSFRSSIAAYKGSAKTFSASDIEKASNNFNDSRILGEGGFGRVYSGIFEDGTKAAIKVLKREDHHGDREFLAEVEMLSRLHHRNLVKLIGICTEVSFRCLVYELIPNGSVESHLHGVDRENSPLDWSARIKIALGAARGLAYLHEDSSPPVIHRDFKSSNILLEDDFTPKVSDFGLARTAADEENRHISTRVMGTFGYVAPEYAMTGHLLVKSDVYSYGVVLLELLTGRKPVDMSQAPGQENLVAWARPLLTSKEGLEAIIDPSLGTDVPWDSVAKVAAIASMCVQPEVSDRPFMGEVVQALKLVSNECDEAKEAGTRNSSQEDLSLDLDNVSSQLPDHFQFQRQFSAANYTSGSDIEKGLSSFEIFSSSARFGRQDSGSFRRHSYSAPLRTGRKQQLWQVISRLSGSVSEHRTISKL; from the exons ATGGGGGTGGGGGTAGTTTTGTCATTGACTCTTCAGCTGGTGAAGCTCTTCATCATTGGCTCTGTTGTGACACTGCAAGGATCCAAAG GGTCTGTTATATCCCCATCTCCGGCATTCGCTCCGGTCATTCATCCCAGAGGAGAAACACTTGGGCCTATCCATCATGGACACTGGAGAAGCAATGCACCGAGCTCCCCAGTGGATCCAGATG GGTTTCTCCTATCCCCAAATCCAGCATCTTTgcccatgaatccttcacctagAACCATTTCTCCGAGCTCTCCAGAAGTATCAAATG GGTCGTTCTTGCCTACTCCAGTTTCATCTCCTATTCCTCCTCATAAGATTAAGGGAATTGAACCATCCATATCTCCCAGTAGTAGTCCAACCACCATAACATTATCACCATCGAACAAGGCTGCGCCTATATCGGCAACTGGTCAAGGGAATGCACCACCACTGCAATCAATACAACCAAGTCCACCTCAAAGGAAAGCACCTCCTATTAGGCCTCCTGAATCATCTCCAATTTCTAGAG CTCAACCTCCAAAATCTTTTGGCAAGTTTCCAAATAATTCACCAGCGAGCCAACCAATCGAACCCGGAAGTTTTCCCCCTGTGGTTGAGAATAGGAATGCTAGCAAGAGTCACACCCCGAACCCAATTTCACCAG CTCCAACTGCAGTACCATCTACCAACTTGCCTACATCTTCACCAGTAAGTCAACCAGTTGAAAATGGCAGTTTCCCCCCTAATATTCACACAGAGGGTGCAAAGAAGGGTCATTCACTGAAACCGGTTGCACCGG CTCCTCTTGCAGTCATTTTGCCCAAACTTTCACCGAGTCAGCCACCTGAACATGGAAGCTTGCCTCCAACTACTCAGAAGAGTAATTCCAGTGACAGTCACAAACAGGATCCAGTTTCACAAG CTCCAGTTGCATTATCTCCTGCAACTTTGCCAGAAAATTCACCCAACGTTCATAACAGAACTGTAAATAAGGGTCTTGCTCACACTCCAACCGCAGAGCCAGCATCACCAA ATTCTTTTGCATCCCCGCCATCAAAAATGGAAAATAACCAACCAGTAGGCCGTCCTGTTCTTCCAAAAGTAACTCCATCTATATCTCCTG CACAAGTTACACCACCAAAAAGTGCATATCCAATAAATCCACCACCTTTCCACCCCGTTATACCAGCAGCATCTCCATCAAAATTACCAG CACCTGCTGTCTCTCCCACACTAACACCTTCCAGAAAATCTGATTGGAAAAGTAACGGCAAACCAGTTTCAGCACCGTTGTACAAAGCACCAAAGCCATTACCAGCTATAGTACACTCCCCTGTTCAAG TCCCAGTTGCGTCACCTCCTGTGAATTTGCCCGAAAATTCACCAGTTCGCCAACCTATTCATCAAGGAAGTTTAGCTCCTGTTGTTCATAACAAAACTGAAAATAAGGGCCATATTCACACCCAAGAGCCAGCATCACCAA ATTTTCTTGCATCCCCACCATGGAAAATGGAAAATAACCAATCAGTTGGCGGTCTTGTTTTTCCAGAAATAACTCCTTCCATATCACCTG CACAAGTTGCACCACCACCTTTCCACCCAGTTTCACCACCAACAGTATCTCCATCAAAATTGCCAG TACCTGATGTCTCTCCGGCAGTACCTGTTGTTGTCTCTCCGGCACTAACTCCTTCCAGAAGCTTCGATTGGAAACGTAGGGGAGAACCAGTTTCGGCACCATTGTACAAAGCACCTATGCCGCTACCAGCTGTAGTACATCCCCCTGTTCAAG CCCATGCTGTACATAATTCAAGGCAGTTTCATCATGCTCCTGCCCCTCCGGCGTCTCCTCCTAAATCTGCATCAGAAAAAGAATATCATTCTCCTGCATCTTCACCATTAACCACATCTTATAAACATCACTCTAGGAGTATAGCCACCAGCCCTGCTCCTACATCATCATATTCGGTTTCCCCTCCGACTTCAGAACACCAAG ATCACCAAATTCCTCCACCACTGCCGACAACGGAACGAACACATCATGCTTCGCCACCAGCAAACACAG GCTCTACACTTTCCTCACCAGCCAGCCAGGTTTCTCCGGCTCCTTCTCCATGGTTCATAATATCTCCTCACCCAACCAAAA TTCTATTTCATCCTCCTAAAGTATCTCCTTCGCGGTCTCCTGCGGAGAGTCCTAAGAAGCCAGTCCTGCCTCAAATTCACACACTGCCTCCACCACCTCCTAATGAAG ATTGTTTATCAACTATTTGTTCAGAGCCCTACACAAATTCTCCACCTGGAGCACCATGCAGATGTGTCCTTCCCATGAAAGTTGGTCTTCGCCTTGATGTTTCTCTGTATACCTTCTTCCCTTTGGTTTCAGAGCTTGCTTCCGAGATTGCTGCAGGGGTTTTCATGACACAAAGTCAAGTTCGAATTATGGGAGCCGAAGCGGCAAGCCAAGATCCAGATAAAACTGATGCTCTCATCTTCTTGGTACCCATTGGGGAAGGCTTTGATCACACTACTGCCTTATTGAATTCTGAGAGATTTTGGCAGAAGAAGGTTGCAATAAAATCTTCTTACTTTGGTAGCTATGAAGTCTTGTATGTTAGCTATCCAG GTttaccaccacctcctcctctaCCACCTTCAAGCATTTCGTCGATATACGGTGGTCCATATTCAAATAATGGCAACAATGGAAGAATGATAAAGCCCCTTGGGGTGGACATACAGCAGAGGCATCACAAAGATGGACTTAGTAGGGGCATCATTGCTATTATTGCTCTCTCGGTTTTTCTTGCTCTTGTTTTATCATTGGCTGCTGGTTGGGCCTTGTTCAAGTATAGACATCATGTAAGCCAGCCAACATCAACCCCGCGTGTTTCGCCACGTTCTGTTACCAAAACACAAG GAACTACTGAATCATTAGCAGCTGGGGGAATTGCTTCAGCCTCATCATCATTTCGATCTAGCATTGCTGCTTATAAAGGATCCGCTAAGACTTTCAGTGCAAGCGACATTGAGAAAGCCAGCAATAACTTTAACGATTCAAGGATACTTGGAGAAGGTGGTTTTGGTCGGGTTTATAGTGGTATTTTTGAAGATGGGACAAAAGCAGCAATCAAGGTTCTCAAAAGGGAGGATCATCATGGTGACCGTGAATTCTTAGCTGAAGTTGAGATGCTTAGCCGCCTTCACCACAGAAATTTGGTTAAGCTTATTGGTATATGCACCGAGGTTAGCTTCCGCTGCCTGGTCTATGAACTCATCCCAAATGGCAGCGTGGAATCCCATTTACATG GTGTTGACAGGGAAAACAGTCCACTTGATTGGAGTGCTAGGATTAAGATTGCTCTCGGTGCTGCGCGTGGTCTGGCTTATCTGCATGAAGATTCAAGCCCCCCTGTCATACACAGGGACTTCAAGTCTAGTAATATCTTGTTGGAAGATGATTTTACACCAAAAGTATCTGATTTTGGATTAGCTAGAACTGCGGCCGACGAAGAGAACAGACACATATCAACCCGTGTCATGGGAACTTTTGG ATATGTGGCTCCGGAGTATGCAATGACTGGCCATCTTCTTGTGAAGAGCGATGTGTACAGCTATGgtgttgttcttcttgagcttCTAACAGGAAGAAAACCAGTAGATATGTCGCAAGCACCCGGTCAAGAGAATCTCGTTGCATGGGCTCGTCCCTTACTCACAAGTAAAGAAGGATTGGAAGCGATAATAGACCCGTCTCTAGGGACTGATGTGCCTTGGGATAGTGTGGCCAAAGTTGCAGCCATTGCTTCAATGTGTGTTCAACCAGAGGTTTCGGACCGTCCTTTCATGGGTGAAGTTGTTCAGGCTCTAAAACTTGTGAGTAATGAATGTGATGAAGCAAAAGAAGCAGGTACAAGAAATTCTAGCCAGGAGGATTTATCTCTTGATTTGGATAATGTTTCTAGTCAACTACCAGATCATTTCCAATTCCAACGCCAATTCTCTGCCGCCAACTATACTTCTGGAAGTGATATCGAAAAAGGTTTGTCATCATTTGAGATATTCAGCTCCTCAGCAAGATTTGGAAGGCAAGATTCGGGATCTTTTCGACGTCACTCCTATTCGGCTCCTTTGAGAACCGGAAGAAAGCAGCAGTTGTGGCAGGTTATTAGCCGGCTTTCGGGTAGTGTAAGTGAACACAGAACCATCTCCAAGTTATGA